Proteins found in one Elephas maximus indicus isolate mEleMax1 chromosome 11, mEleMax1 primary haplotype, whole genome shotgun sequence genomic segment:
- the C5AR2 gene encoding C5a anaphylatoxin chemotactic receptor 2: protein MENTSLSYDYENYSEIPDLPVDCLDDFCLTSDFLRTAPLLLYAVVFLVGVPGNAMVAWVTGKEAHQRIGATWFLHLAVADLLCCLFLPILAVPIALEGHWPYGAVSCRVLPSVILLSMYSSVLLLAALSADLCLLAFRPAWGAATRRPLRVWAACAAAWALALLLTVPSAIYRQLYEEHFPPRLECVVDYGGSATAEGMVTAVRFIAGFLGPLLVVAGCHGAVMCNVARCRWPLGTAIVVGFFVCWTPYHVLGLVLAVAAPHSTLLARAQRGEALVIGLALAHSCLNPTLFLYFGRARLRQSLPAACRWALRESQSKDESVVSKKSTSYGPVSEIEV, encoded by the coding sequence ATGGAGAACACGTCTCTCAGCTACGACTATgagaactacagtgagattcctgATCTCCCTGTGGACTGCCTAGATGACTTTTGCCTTACCTCTGACTTCCTCCGCACGGCGCCGCTCCTGCTGTATGCTGTGGTCTTCCTCGTGGGCGTACCAGGCAATGCCATGGTGGCCTGGGTGACAGGGAAGGAGGCCCATCAGCGAATTGGGGCCACCTGGTTCCTCCACCTGGCCGTGGCCGATTTGCTCTGCTGTTTGTTTCTCCCCATTCTGGCGGTGCCCATTGCCCTCGAAGGCCATTGGCCATACGGGGCAGTGAGCTGTCGCGTTCTGCCCTCTGTCATCTTGCTATCCATGTACTCCAGCGTTCTGCTCCTGGCTGCCCTCAGTGCTGACCTCTGTCTGCTGGCCTTCAGGCCTGCCTGGGGGGCTGCCACTAGGCGGCCACTCAGGGTGTGGGCAGCTTGTGcggcagcctgggccctggcCTTGCTGTTGACCGTACCTTCTGCCATCTACCGCCAGCTGTATGAGGAACACTTTCCACCCCGGCTGGAGTGCGTGGTGGACTACGGTGGCTCAGCCACAGCCGAAGGCATGGTGACTGCTGTCCGATTTATTGCTGGCTTCTTAGGGCCACTGCTGGTTGTGGCCGGCTGCCATGGTGCCGTCATGTGCAATGTGGCCCGATGCCGCTGGCCACTGGGCACCGCCATTGTGGTGGGGTTTTTTGTCTGTTGGACCCCCTACCATGTGCTGGGGCTAGTCCTTGCTGTTGCCGCCCCCCATTCCACGCTCCTGGCCAGAGCTCAGAGGGGTGAGGCCCTGGTCATAGGCCTTGCCCTCGCTCACAGCTGCCTCAATCCCACACTCTTCCTGTATTTTGGGCGGGCACGACTCCGCCAGTCACTGCCAGCAGCATGTCGCTGGGCCTTGAGGGAGTCCCAGAGCAAGGATGAAAGCGTGGTCAGCAAGAAATCCACCAGCTATGGCCCGGTCTCAGAGATAGAAGTGTAG